The DNA window CAGACGCCCTACTGGCGGATCCTGCGGATTGACGTCACCCGCGCGCAGCAACTGCTGTGGCAGGACACCCGGCCCATCGTCGATTTTGCCGTGGACGCACACGGTCGCCTGGCCTGGCTGCTGCGCGCCGAAGGCGATCAGCATGTGCTCTATCGGCTCAGCGGCACCCGCCTGTTGCAGCAGTTGCGCTGCGTGCGCGTGGAGCGCTGCCTGCTGTTGGCCAGCAGCGCGGACGGCCAGGCGGTGTATCTCAATACGGACAGCGCGTCCGGCTTCGGGCGGCTGGCCCGCCTGCAGGCCAGCGGCCAGCTCGACACGCTGCACCAGGATCCGCGCGGCGAAGCCGACCTGCAGCAGGTCAGCCTGGATCCGCTGACGGGCGAACCGCTCTTTGCCAACTACCGTTCGACCATCGCCGCCAGCCATCCGCTGGATGCCGGCACGCGTGCGCAATGGCCACGCATCCGCCGCCAGCTGGCGCAACCGGATCTGCGCATCGAAGTGGGTCGCGGCGCCGACGCGCGCTGGCTGATCCATGCGCGCCAAGCCGACGCCAAGGGCGAGCGTCTGTATCTGTACAACCCGGGCAATGGCCAGCTGCACGAGATCCTGGGCGAGCTGGGTTTCGAACACGAGCGGCGAGCCGTCACTCCATTGCCGAGTGATCAATTGGCGCGCAAGCTGCCGGTGAGTTGGCGCGGCTCCGACGGCATGCTCTTGCACGGCTTCGTGCTGCTGCCGCCTGGGGTGGATGCGCGCCGCGCGCCGCTGGTGGCCAACATCCATGGCGGTCCGTTCAACCTGTTCCGGCCCGAGTTTGGTGCACAGTCGCAGCTGCTGGCCAACCGCGGCTACGTGGTGTTCGAGCCGAACTTCCGCGGCTCCACCGGCCTGGGGCGTGACTACCTGCTGGCGGCCGGAGGCGACTTCGGCAACGGCCGCGTGCAGCAGGACATCGTCGAGGGCGTGCGCCACCTGTTGGCGCAGGGCGTGGGTGATGCGGGCAAGGTGGGCATCGTCGGGGCCTCGTTCGGCGGCTACTCGGCATTGCAGGGCGTGACCTTCCAGCCGGCGCTGTTCAAGGTCGGCGTCGCCGCGGTGCCGCCCGCCGACTTCGGCTGGGTGTTGCGCTGGTACGCGCGCGGTCCGGATCAAATGTCACGCGGCGTGCCGATGGCGAGCACCATGCGTCTGCTGGCGCTGGATCCGGCCGATGGCGCCCTGGCCGCGCGCCTGCGCGTGCAATCGCCCATTGCCAACGCCGCTGCACTGCGGCGACCGGTGCTGTTGCTGGCCGGCGGCGACGACGAACGCGTGCCGATCCGCAGCGTCGTCCATTACGCCGCACAGCTGAAAGCGCAGGGCAAGCAGGTCAGCTTGTTTGTCGATGCCGAAGGCCGCCACCAGCTGGTCAATCCGCTGACGCGCGAAGCCTACCTGTATCTGCTGGAAGCGATGTTCCAGCGTCACCTGGGTGGCCCTGCACCCGCGCCGCCCAGCCGCGCCCTGCGCGAGGTACTGGCGCGCAACCTGCTGCTGGACGGGGATCATTTGCGCGTGCAATGAGGCCGTATACTCGGCCGTCGATTCGGGGAAGTTTCGCGCATGAAAAACACTCACGGCCGCGCATCGCGCATGGGCCTGATGCTGGTGTGTCTGGGCGTGGTGGCGGGAGGGCAGGCGCAGGACCAGGCGGCCGGCCAGGAGAGTGCAACCAAGCAGTTGCCCGCACAGGTCAGGGAAGATGTCGAAGCCATCGCCACGCAGCTGCTCAAGGTGCAGGACAGCGACAGTGAACTGGCGTGCGACAAGGCGGTGGAGAACGCGCGCTACGGCATGGAAACGATGTTGGAAGTGGGGCAGCGCAATCGCGATGGCGGCTACCTGAGCGCGGCGGAATTCGATCGCTCGGCCGCTCCGATCCGGGAACGCCTGGCGACCACCACGCTGGCCGATTGCCAGGCAGCGCAGGGCGGACGCCTGGATTTCTATCGCTGCATGTCCAGCGACTACAACCACGTCATGGCATGCGCGTCACTGGAATCCGGCAAGGCAACCGGCGCCGACTAGAGCAAGGATTGCGAGCGTATGGACCGATCCAAACCCATCCGGACGCCGCAGACCCGCTCCAACCCGTTACCCTGCGTGCTGAATCGCACGCGTTGTGCAACGCACGATGCAATCGAAACTCCGATGCGTATTCTGACAGCGCTGTCATCGCTGGCGGGGGAAATCTCCAGCCGATGATGTCGCATCCCGCCGATCACTCGCCGCGCCAGAGTCATGGCGCCGTGCGGTGATCGTTTTCGTTGCATCGCAAACCGGAGCCGTCAGTGGAACTCTCCGCACTCGACATCACCATCGTGTTGGCCTATCTGGCCGGCATCTTCATCCTTGCGCAGTGGGTCTCGCGCGAGAAGGCCGGCCACCAGAAAGACGCCAAGGATTACTTCCTGGCCAGCAAGTCGCTGCCGTGGTGGGCCATTGGCGCCTCGTTGATCGCGGCAAACATTTCGGCCGAGCAGATCATCGGCATGTCCGGCTCCGGTTACGCCATTGGCCTGGCGATCGCTTCCTATGAATGGATGGCGGCGCTGACCCTGCTGATCGTCGGTAAGTTCTTCCTGCCGGTATTCCTGCGCAACGGCATCTACACGATGCCGCAGTTCCTCGAACAGCGTTATGGCACGCGCATCCGCACCTTGATGGCCGTGTTCTGGCTGGGCCTGTACGTGTTCGTCAACCTGACCTCGATCATGTGGCTGGGTTCGATTGCGGTGAACCAGGTCACCGGCATGGATCAGATGCTCGCCCTCACCCTGCTGGGCGTGTTCGCGCTGATGTACCAGCTGTATGGCGGCCTCAAGGCCGTGGCGTTGACCGACATCGTGCAGGTATCCCTGCTGGTGCTGGGCGGCCTGCTGGTGGCGGGCCTGACCCTCAATCAGATCAGCGATGGCGCCGGCATCGTCGCCGGCTTCCAGAAATTGTGGTCGGAACATCCCGAGCACTTCGAGATGATCCTTAGCAAGGACAATCCCTTCTACAAGGATCTGCCGGGCATCAGCGTGCTCATCGGCGGCATGTGGATCATGAATGTCAGCTACTGGGGCTTCAACCAGTACATCATCCAGCGCGCGCTGGCGGCCAAGAACATCGCCGAAGCGCAGAAGGGCGTATTGTTCGCCGCCTTCCTGAAGCTGCTGATGCCGGTGATCGTGGTGCTGCCGGGCATCGCGGCGATCGTGCTGGCGCCGGGTCTGGATCGTCCCGACCAGGCCTATCCGACCATGATGCGCCTGCTGCCGACCGGCATCCTGGGCCTGGTATTCGCGGCGCTGGTGGCAGCGATCGTGGCTTCGCTGGCATCGAAGATCAATTCGGTCGCCACCATCTTCACCCTCGACTTCTACGCCAAGCGCAAGGGCGCGGCGCCGAGTGAAGCCAAGCTGGTCAAGGTGGGTCGCATCGCCGCGGCCGTGTCCGTGCTGCTGGGCATCCTGACCGCCAAGCCGCTGTTGGGCAGCTTCGATCAGGGCTTCCAGTACATCCAGGAGTACACCGGCTTCTTCACACCGGGCATCGTGGTGATCTTCGTGCTGGGCCTGTTCTGGAAGCGTGCCAATGAAGCCGGCGCCCTGAGCGCGGCGATTGGTTCGTTCGTGTTGTCCGTCGTGCTCAAGCTGGCGTGGCCGACGCTGCCCTTCATCGATCGCGTGGGTCTGGTGTTCCTGCTCGCGCTGGCGCTGGCCGTGATCGTGTCGCTGATGACCCGGCGGGCCGAGGGCAAGGACTTCATCCGCACCGACGATGTGGTCTACAAGACCGACAGCGTGTTCAACGTTGGTGCGCTGGGCGTGGTCGCCATCCTGATCGCGCTGTACGCCAGCTTCTGGTAAGTCGGGCGAGCATGGGTAAATGGAAAAGGCGCCGGCAATGCCGGCGCCTTTTTCTTTGCGCGGGCTGCAGAGGACCGCTGGCGGGCGCGGCCGCTCAGCTCCGCAACGGCGCTGCCGCAATGGAGTCGCGCAACTCCAGGTTGTAGCGGATGGCGACCATGGCGCCGGCTTCCGGATCGCGCAGATGCTCAAGCAGCTCGCGCGTGGCCAGGCGCCCCATGTCGCGGGTGGGTTGCCGCACCGTCGACAGCGCCGGATAGATATGTCGCGACAGGGGCGTGTCATCGAACCCGCACACCGACAGATCGCGCGGCACCGACAAGCCACGCAGGCGCGCGACCCGGATCACCCCTGCCGCGGTGTCGTCATTGGCCGCGAAAATCGCCGTGGGTGGATCGGCCAGGTCCAGCAAGGCCTCTGCCCCTTGCACGCCGGAGTCGAAGGTGAACTCGCCCTCCACCACCAGCGCGGGATCGAAGGCAATGCCGGCCTTGGCCAGCGCATTGCGATAGCCCGAATAGCGCCAGTCGCGCGCGCCGTGCGAAGCGTGTCCCAGGATATGGCCAATCCGCGTATGCCCCAGCTCGATCAGCTCGGAGATGAGGTCGCAGACCGCGGCATGTTCGTCCACCGTCACCCCGATCCGATCCCGATGCACACGCGGTGAAATGCTCGCGTAAGGCAGGCCCAGCTCGTCCAGACGGTTCAACAGCGCCGGATCGTCGGTCAACGGTGGAATCAGCACCACGCCATCCAGACCAAAATGCTCGGACAGCGTGGTGATGTCGTCCAGATAGCCATCCTGCCCGAACAGCACCGGCGCCAGCACCAAGTTGTAATGCTCGCCGCGACAGGCTTCCAGCACGCCGCTCTGGATTTCCATCAGGTAGTTGCGCGACGGATTGTCGTAGGCCAGTGCGATGACATACGAACGCTGTCCGGCCAAGCTGCGCGCCGACGGATTGGGCCGGTACTGCAGCCGGGCGACGGTCTCTTCCACCCGCCGTCGCGTTTCCGGCCGCACATTGGGTTCGCGGTTCAGTACCCGCGAAACCGTCTTGATTGATACGCCGGCCGCTGCCGCCACATCCTCGATCCGCGTACGCATCAATGGGGCTTCCCGCTTCCTTGTGGAGACTCGCTCATCAGTGCACCCGCATCGCCATCATGGCGCTGCCTCCGCCCACACAAAGGTGGCCAGGCTGCGTGCCGGCAAGGTGTAGCTGAAGGCGTGCTTGCCTTCGCGGACCTGGATGCTGCGCGGCTGCCGCGCCGAATTGGTCACCACCAGCACGCGCGAGCCATCGTCCTCGTTGCGGAACGCGACGTTGTCCACGTCCTGCTTCGTCTCGGTGGAGGCAATCCGGCGCGCGCCGGGACGGACGAAGCGGCTGGCGTGGCCCAGCGCGTAGTACTCGTCGTTGCGACTGACTTCACCCGTGCGCGAATCAATCGTCACCACGCCGCGACAGGTATCGCAGCCACCTTTCTGCGGGCCGCGGTTCTCGTCCAGCGCCAGGTTCCAGAACAGCACGCCGCGTGCCCAGTGGCGCACCGACTGGATCACTTCCTGGCGCGCCTGCAAGGTCAGGCCACCGCTGGCGACCGGTTCCCAGGTGCCGCCGGAACATTCGGTCATGTAGGCGTCCTTGTCCGGATAGGCCTCGTGCACCGGCGTCTGTGCGGACACGTCGCCGCCATAGCAATGCCAGGCCACCGCCGATACGTAACGGTTGGCCTTGGCATCGCCCAGCACGCCGAGCGGCTCCTGCGGCTTGTCCCAGTTGTGGTCCCAGTCGAAGATTTGCGTGCGCGTGTCACGCTGGGCCAGCATCGGGCCCAGGTGATCGCCGATGAAGCGCGCGCGCGCCGGCGCGTTGAGCCGCATGCCCGGGTAATCCTTGGGCTCGTAGTCCGGCTCGTTCTGCACGGTCAGCGCGAAGATCGGAATGCCCTCGGCCGCGTAGGCATCCACGTATTTGATCAGGTAGCGCGCAAAGGCGTCGTAGTACTCCGGCTTGAGCGTGCCTTGGATCAGGCTGTTGCTGGACTTCATCCAGCCCGGGGCGCTCCACGGCGAGGCCATGATCTGCAGTTGCGGATTGATCGCCAGCGCGGCCTTGGCGACGGGGATCACATCGCCGCGGTTGGGCTCGATGCTGAAGTGCTTGAGTTGCGGATCGGGCTTGCCATCGGCCGGATCATCCAGGCTGTAGTGATGGCGGGAGAAATCGGAAGCGCCAATGGTCAGGCGGCTGAAGCTCAGGCCGAGGCCATTGCCTTCGCGGCCAAACAGTTCCTTCAGCAGGGCATCGCGTTGTACCGGACTCATGCGTTCCTGCAGCAACCACGCCGACGCATCGGTCAACGACGCGCCGAACCCGACCATGGACTGGAAGCGCTGCGAGGCGTCGACATCAATCCGCACCTCGCCCTTGGCATCGTGCGTCAGCGGCAGCGCGGCCTGTTCGGCCAAAGCGATGGAATGATCGGACGTCGTCAGCCACACGCGTGCCTGGCCCTGTTCATGGGCGACGGCATGGCCGGAAACTGCAAGCAGGATCGCCAGCAGCAAACGACGACGGCGCGTTACGCGCGTCGCATGGGATCGATTCATCGGGCCCTCCCCGTGATACGAAACAACTGGATTTTTTTGCGCACTCCGGATGCTGCGTCGCAGCGCGCGTGAGTCGCTTGAATTCGTTAATTAGTTGTAAAGGTTGAAATTGCGGTTTCCGCAGTCAGGCTCATAAGCGAGTCGTTTGACATTCCGCATTTGGCGACAGTATGACAGCGCTGTCAACAGCCGGTCAGAGAGGGGCCGTATGAATCGCAAACACAAGTCTTCCGCTGTCACCCAACTCCGTTCCCAACCGCACCGACGCGCACTGGCGTCGGCGTGCGCGTTGGCCCTCTTCTCCATTGCCGGCGTGCATGCGCAGGAAGCGCAGACCCAGCCGGCGCAGACCGGCGCCACCCCGGCACCGACCAACCAGGTGGAAACGCTGGATGCGGTCCGGGTCACCGGTATCCGCGCCGCTATTGCCACCTCTATCGAAACGAAGAACGAGTCCACCTCGATCGTCGAGGCCATCTCGGCCGAGGATCTGGGCAAGCTGCCCGACATCAGCATCGCCGACTCCATCGCGCGCCTGCCGGGCCTGGCGACGCAACGCGTCGACGGCCGCTCGCAGGTGATCAACATCCGCGGCATGTCCGAGCAGTTCGCCGGCACGCTGCTCAATGGCCGCGAGCAGGTCAGCACGGGTGACAGTCGTGGCGTGGAATTCGATCAGTATCCTTCCGAGCTGATCAACGCGGTCGTGGTGTACAAGACGCCCGACGCCACGCTCATTGGCCAGGGCATTTCGGGCACCGTCGACCTGCAGACGGTCCGCCCGCTGAGCCTGGGTGAACGTCGCATCGTGTTCAGCGGCCAGGCCGAACAGAACTCGCTGGGCGATCTCACCTCGGGTGGCTGGGACAAGGGCTACCGCGCCGCGGCCTCCTACGTGGATCAGTTCGCCGACGACACCATCGGCGTGGCGCTGGGCGTGGCGCGTCTCAACTCCCCGTTCCAGGAACGCCATTACAAGGAATGGTGGTGGGTTGATGGCAATACGCTCAACGGCTGGGGCGCACCGGCACAGGAAGGACGCCTAGACGACGCCATCGCCCTGCAAGGCTGGGAAGGCTGGGTCAAGTCGCGCGAGCTGACCCGTGACGGCGTGATGGGCGTGTTGGAGTGGAAGCCGAACGAGAACCTGCACAGCATCGTCGACATGTACTACTCGAAGTTCGAGCAGAACGAGTTGATGCGCGGCATGATGTCCAACAACGACCCCTGGTTCACCAACGACGACGGCAATTCGGTGGGCTTCCAGAACTTGGCCACCAGCCCCTACTACGGGCGCGACGTGGTCACCAGCGGCACGCTGGTTGGCGTGCAGCCCATCGTGCGCAACGACAACAACACCCGCGAAGACAAGTTGACCTCGGTGGGCTGGAACACCAGTTACAAGCTGGACCCGATGACCTTCACCCTGGATTTGAGCTACTCGCGCGCCGAGCGCGATCAGTCGGTGCTGGAAACCTACGCGGGCATGCTGGACCCGACCAACATCACCTTCAACAATCCGCTCTACAACCGCTTCGGCTGGTACTCGACGCCGGACATGTCCAACCCGGCCACCGTGCTGCTGTCTGATCCGCAGAACTACGGCCACGATGGCCGCATGGAAAATTCCACCCAGGAAGACAAGCTGAAGGCTGCACGCTTCCAGTTCAGTCGTGACATCGAGTCCTCGGACTTCCTGCGCAGCTACGATCTGGGCGTGAACTACAACAAGCGCACCAAGGAAAAGCGCGCGACGGTGTACTTCGCGGATCTGCGCAATGGGCGCACGCCGATGCAGGTGGATCAAGCAGATCTACGCTCGCCGACCTCGCTCAATTTCCTCGGCCTGGGCAATGTCCTGACGTATGACCCACGCGCAGCGCTTGGCCGCTACTACGACGTCAACGTCAGCGAGAGCAACGATGATCTGCTCAAGGACTACATCGTCGAAGAAGAGGTGATGACCTGGTACGCCAAGGCCAACCTGGACATCGACATCAGCGACTCCTTGCGCCTGCGCGGCAATGTAGGCGTGCAGTACATCCACACCGATCAGGAATCCACCGGCTTCAACGCCCGCGACGGTGTCATCCGTGGTGGCCAGACCATCGGCACCTCCTACGGTGACATCCTGCCCAGCCTTAACCTGGCGCTGGAAATGAGTGATGGCTGGAAAGTTCGCCTGGGCGCGGCCAAGACGCTGATGCGTCCGCCGATCAACTACCTCAGTGCAGCCAGCTCGGCTGGCGTCAGCACCACCTCGCCTTACCTGTGGAGCGGCAGCGGTGGCAATCCGCTGCTGGAGCCGTACCGCGCCAACGCGGTTGACCTGTCGGTCGAGAAGTACATGGGCGATGCCAGCTATGTCGCCCTGGCCTTGTTCTACAAGGACCTGGAGAGCTACGTGTACCAGCAGAATTTCCCCAACTGGGATTTCAGTGGCTACACCAACGACACCAACAACAACCCGGTGTCCAACTTCGGCAACTTCTCCACCTGGGCCAATGGCGAAGGCGGCTACATGCGGGGCGCGGAGTTGAGCGCCACGTTGACTGGCGATCTGTTCACTCCGGCACTGGATGGCTTTGGCGTGCAGCTCAACGGCTCTTACACCGAGTCGTCGATTGATCCCGATGGCCCGGGCGGCTCCAACACCGACACCATCCCCGGTCTGTCCAAGGTCGTGGCCAATGCCACCGTGTTCTACGAGAAGCATGGCTTCTCGGCGCGCGTGAGCGAACGCTACCGCGATCAATACCGCGGCGAGTACAGCTCCCTGTTTGGTGCACGCCAGTACCGCTTCACGATGCCCGAGAGCGTGGTTGACCTGCAGTTGAGCTACGACTTCGCCGAAGGAAGCAGCCTGCACGGCCTGACCCTGCTGTTCCAGGTCAACAACGTCAACAACGAGCCGTTCCGCACCCAGGTCAGCGAAGCCTCCGGCGCCGACCCGACCTTCCTGTTCCCCGAGGAATACACCGAGTACGGCCGCCAGTTCCTGCTGGGTTTCCGTTACGAGATGTAAGCGGCCCGCTGCAGGTGATACAAAAAAACCCCGGCCAAGGCCGGGGTTTTCTTTTGAATCTGCTGGCGCGCCCGGAGGGATTCGAACCCCCGACCAATGGCTTCGGAAGCCACTACTCTATCCGGCTGAGCTACGGGCGCAGTCGGCATAGCTTACCCGAAGCGGCTGTTTTCCCCCAGATCGGCGCGCGGACGGGGAGGCAACGCTAAAATCGGCGGGCCATGGGATACGAACGCTACGAGAGCCCCGCGCTGCCGCGCTGGCGGGAGCGACTGAACCAATACTGGAAGCTGATTCGCGGCGACCGCCCGATTGGCGTGTTGCTGCTGCTGTGGCCGACCTGGTGGGCGCTGTGGCTGGCGACTGGCGGCGTGCCGGGGGGGTGGGTGCTGTTCGTGTTCACCGCGGGCGTCTGGCTGACGCGCTCGGCCGGCTGCGTGATCAACGACTACGCCGATCGCTGGCTGGACCCGCAGGTGGAACGCACGCGCGGCCGGCCCCTGGCGACCGGCGCGGTCAGTGGCCGCGAGGCGTTGCTGGTGTTCGCGGTGCTGATGATCGTCGCGTTTGCGCTGGTGCTGACGCTCAATCGCCTGACCATCATGTTGAGCTTTGTCGGCCTGTTCCTGGCTGCCAGCTATCCCTACCTCAAGCGCTATACCCACCTGCCGCAGGTCTACCTGGGCCTGGCCTTCGGCTGGGGCATTCCAATGGCGTTCGCGGCCGTGCAGGGCCATGTGCCGCCGGTGGGCTGGGTGCTGTATGGCGCCAACATCCTCTGGGCCACGGCCTACGACACCTGGTACGCCATGGTCGATCGCGAAGATGATCTGCGCGCCGGTTCCAAATCGACCGCGATCCTGTTCGGTGACCTGGACCTGCTCATCCAGGGCGTGCTGTACACGTTGGTGCTGCTGGCCCTGGCGCTGGTCGGCAAGCAGGCCGGACTTGGTTTGTACTACTGGATTGGCCTGGGAATCGCTGCCGTGTTCGTGGCGTGGGAATTCGTGATGGTCCGCCACCGTGATCGCCAAGCGTGCTTCCGCGCCTTTCTGCACAACAACTGGGTGGGTGCAGCGATCTTCGTCGGCATCGCCGCCCACTACGCACTGGGTTCCTGACGCCGCTCAAGGCACACGCGCACACACCCAGGCATCGACGCGTTGCACGCCGGCGCGGCGCAACGCCGCAGCTGCCGCATAAAGCGTGGCGCCGGTGGTCATGACATCGTCGATCAGGGCGACATGGGCGGGTAGGGGGCCGACCGCTGCAAATGCCTGCTGCAGGTTGCGCTGGCGTTGTCCGGCGTCCAGCTCGGACTGCGCCGCGGTGGCGCGTGTACGTCGCAGTCCGTCGGCGCGCAGCGACAGTTTCAGCCGACGCGCCAATGGCCGCGCCAGTTCCAGCGCCTGGTCGTAGCCGCGCTGGCGCAGGCGTCCGGCATGCAGGGGCACCGGCACCAGTGCTGCGGGGCGAGGCAGTTGTGCCGAGGCCACCGACTCGGTCAGGAGGTCTGCCAGCAAGCGACCGGCCGCCAGGTCGCGATGGAACTTCAGGCGTGGCACCAGCCGGTCCAAGGGAAAACTGTAGACGAAGGCGGCGTGGCAGCGATCCAGCGACGGGACTTGCTGCTGGCAACTGCCACAGACGCCCGGATTCGGCAGGGGCAGCGCGCAACGCGCGCATGCGGTCAAATTGACTGGCAGGTTTTGACGACAGTTGACGCATATATCGAGGCCGTTTGCGCCCAGTTCGGCGCAAATCAGGCAGCGCGCGACCAACAGACCGCGCCCGAGCTGGCGCAACCAGCCGTCAACTTTCGAAGCTTCCATGTGGTTGACAGAGCCGCCGGCGGTTTTCAGACTTCCAGACTTTATTCAGCGATCTCGCCCATGTCCGCTCACATTGCCTCCGCCGAACCGCGCCATGACTGGCAGCGCGATGAACTGCTGGCGCTGTTCGACCTGCCGCTGCCGGAGCTGCTGTTCCGTGCCGCCGACATCCATCGTCGCCATTTCGTTGCCGGCGAAGTGCAGGTCTCGACCCTGCTGTCGGTCAAGACCGGCGGCTGTCCCGAGGATTGCGCGTATTGCCCGCAGGCGCAGCGCTACGACACCGGCGTGACCGCGCAGAAGCTGATGGACACCGAAGAAGTGCTGGCCCGGGCCAGGCAGGCCAAGGCCGCGGGCGCCTCGCGCTTCTGCATGGGCGCAGCCTGGCGTTCGCCCAAGGAACGCGACATCCCCAAGGTGGCCGAGATGATCCGCGAGGTCAAAGCGCTGGGCCTGGAAACCTGCGCCACCCTGGGCATGCTCAGTGGCCAGCAGGCGCTGGCGCTCAAGGATGCCGGCCTGGATTACTACAACCACAACCTGGATACGGCGCCGGAGTTCTACGGCGACATCATCCACACCCGCGACTACCAGGATCGTCTGGACACGCTGGAACACGTGCGCGAGGCCGGCATGAAAACCTGCTGCGGCGGCATCGTCGGCATGGGCGAATCGCGCGGGCAACGCGCGGGACTGCTGCAGGCGCTGGCCAACCTGCCGGCGCACCCGGACTCGGTGCCGATCAACCGGCTGGTGCAGGTGGCGGGTACGCCGCTGCACGGCACCACCGAACTGGACTCGTTCGAATTCGTCCGCACGATTGCCGTCGCCCGCATCACCATGCCGCGTTCGATGGTGCGGCTGTCGGCCGGACGCGAGTCGATGAGCGACGAGCTGCAGGCGCTGTGCTTCGCTGCCGGTGCCAACTCCATCTTCTACGGGGAAAAGCTGCTCACCACCGGCAATCCCGACACCGAGCGCGATCTGGCCCTGTTCGCCCGGTTGGGCCTGCGCCCCATGCCGGTGCAGGAAGCAAAGGCCGCAGCCGGTCACAGAAACGATGTGCTCGGCAGCGCTACGGTGCATGCCGACATCACCGAACCGGCCACCTGCTGCGGTCGGGCGGCGTAGTCGGTTGAGCCCAGGGGGAAGCACGAAAGTACGCCCGGCGTTGCGCATCGCGCAGCGCTTTTGGCGTCGGCGTGCATCCGGCTGCGGCGCAATGCCGCTGTCCCGCCCTGACACTCGCCGAGGCCACGTGCCGTGAACCGTCCCGATCTGCTCGAACGCATCCTGAGCCAGCGCAAGCTGCGCACCGCCCAAGGCCGTGCGCGCGTGCGGCGCACCGTGACCCGCCGCGACGGCGTCAAGGTCGAGGTCAATGGCCGCTGGCTCACCGAGTTCGCCGGCAATGATTACCTCGGCCTGTCACAACAGTTCGAAGTGGTGAGTGCCTTGCAGGACGGCGCCGGGCGCGATGGCGCGGGTGCGGGCGCATCGCATCTGATCAGTGGCCACGGCGCGGCGCACGACGGCCTGGAAAAGGACATCGCGCAATGGCTCGGCTATCCGCGCGCGCTGCTGTTTGGCAGCGGCTTCATGGCCAATCTGGCGGTGCAGCAGGCACTGCTGGAAGACGGCGACGTCTGCGTGCAGGACCGGCTCAACCACGCCAGCCTGATTGACGCCTCGCGTCTGGCCGGCTGCAAGTTGCGGCGATACCCGCATCTGGATCCGGAAGGCGCGTTGCGCCAGCTCAAGCAGTCGCCCGAGGGCGCGGCGATGCTGGCCACGGACGGAGTTTTCAGCATGGATGGCGATGTGGCGCCCTTGCGCGCGCTGAGCCTGGTGGCGCGCATGCAGCAGGCCTTGCTGTACGTGGATGACGCGCATGGCGTAGGCGTGCGTGGCCCGGATGGCCGCGGCAGCGTGGCCGAAGCGCGCATGGGCGTGGAAGAAGTACCGCTGCAACTGGTGACGCTGGGCAAGGCGCTGGGCGGCTATGGCGCCGTGGTGGTCGGCAGCGATGCCTTGATCCAGCATCTGTCGGAAACCGCGCGTCCCTATCTCTACACCACCGCCCTGCCGCCGGCGCAGGCGGCTGCCACGCGGGTGGCGGTCAAACATGCGCAGCGCGATCATTGGCGGCGCGAGAAACTGCAGACCCTGATCGATCGTTTCCGCAGCACGGCGCAGGGGCGCGGCCTGGAGTTGATGGCCTCGGACACGCCCATCCAGCCGGTCTTGTGTGGCGAGGAAGCCAATGCGCTGGCGTTGGCATCGGCGCTGGAAAGCGCGGGCTTCTGGGTGCCGGCGATCCGGCCACCCACCGTGCCGGA is part of the Pseudoxanthomonas indica genome and encodes:
- the bioB gene encoding biotin synthase BioB; the protein is MSAHIASAEPRHDWQRDELLALFDLPLPELLFRAADIHRRHFVAGEVQVSTLLSVKTGGCPEDCAYCPQAQRYDTGVTAQKLMDTEEVLARARQAKAAGASRFCMGAAWRSPKERDIPKVAEMIREVKALGLETCATLGMLSGQQALALKDAGLDYYNHNLDTAPEFYGDIIHTRDYQDRLDTLEHVREAGMKTCCGGIVGMGESRGQRAGLLQALANLPAHPDSVPINRLVQVAGTPLHGTTELDSFEFVRTIAVARITMPRSMVRLSAGRESMSDELQALCFAAGANSIFYGEKLLTTGNPDTERDLALFARLGLRPMPVQEAKAAAGHRNDVLGSATVHADITEPATCCGRAA
- the bioF gene encoding 8-amino-7-oxononanoate synthase, yielding MNRPDLLERILSQRKLRTAQGRARVRRTVTRRDGVKVEVNGRWLTEFAGNDYLGLSQQFEVVSALQDGAGRDGAGAGASHLISGHGAAHDGLEKDIAQWLGYPRALLFGSGFMANLAVQQALLEDGDVCVQDRLNHASLIDASRLAGCKLRRYPHLDPEGALRQLKQSPEGAAMLATDGVFSMDGDVAPLRALSLVARMQQALLYVDDAHGVGVRGPDGRGSVAEARMGVEEVPLQLVTLGKALGGYGAVVVGSDALIQHLSETARPYLYTTALPPAQAAATRVAVKHAQRDHWRREKLQTLIDRFRSTAQGRGLELMASDTPIQPVLCGEEANALALASALESAGFWVPAIRPPTVPEGKARLRITLTALHSPQQVDALVEVLARSWEAIRRIRGAA
- a CDS encoding ComF family protein, giving the protein MEASKVDGWLRQLGRGLLVARCLICAELGANGLDICVNCRQNLPVNLTACARCALPLPNPGVCGSCQQQVPSLDRCHAAFVYSFPLDRLVPRLKFHRDLAAGRLLADLLTESVASAQLPRPAALVPVPLHAGRLRQRGYDQALELARPLARRLKLSLRADGLRRTRATAAQSELDAGQRQRNLQQAFAAVGPLPAHVALIDDVMTTGATLYAAAAALRRAGVQRVDAWVCARVP
- a CDS encoding TonB-dependent receptor, which codes for MALFSIAGVHAQEAQTQPAQTGATPAPTNQVETLDAVRVTGIRAAIATSIETKNESTSIVEAISAEDLGKLPDISIADSIARLPGLATQRVDGRSQVINIRGMSEQFAGTLLNGREQVSTGDSRGVEFDQYPSELINAVVVYKTPDATLIGQGISGTVDLQTVRPLSLGERRIVFSGQAEQNSLGDLTSGGWDKGYRAAASYVDQFADDTIGVALGVARLNSPFQERHYKEWWWVDGNTLNGWGAPAQEGRLDDAIALQGWEGWVKSRELTRDGVMGVLEWKPNENLHSIVDMYYSKFEQNELMRGMMSNNDPWFTNDDGNSVGFQNLATSPYYGRDVVTSGTLVGVQPIVRNDNNTREDKLTSVGWNTSYKLDPMTFTLDLSYSRAERDQSVLETYAGMLDPTNITFNNPLYNRFGWYSTPDMSNPATVLLSDPQNYGHDGRMENSTQEDKLKAARFQFSRDIESSDFLRSYDLGVNYNKRTKEKRATVYFADLRNGRTPMQVDQADLRSPTSLNFLGLGNVLTYDPRAALGRYYDVNVSESNDDLLKDYIVEEEVMTWYAKANLDIDISDSLRLRGNVGVQYIHTDQESTGFNARDGVIRGGQTIGTSYGDILPSLNLALEMSDGWKVRLGAAKTLMRPPINYLSAASSAGVSTTSPYLWSGSGGNPLLEPYRANAVDLSVEKYMGDASYVALALFYKDLESYVYQQNFPNWDFSGYTNDTNNNPVSNFGNFSTWANGEGGYMRGAELSATLTGDLFTPALDGFGVQLNGSYTESSIDPDGPGGSNTDTIPGLSKVVANATVFYEKHGFSARVSERYRDQYRGEYSSLFGARQYRFTMPESVVDLQLSYDFAEGSSLHGLTLLFQVNNVNNEPFRTQVSEASGADPTFLFPEEYTEYGRQFLLGFRYEM
- the ubiA gene encoding 4-hydroxybenzoate octaprenyltransferase; amino-acid sequence: MGYERYESPALPRWRERLNQYWKLIRGDRPIGVLLLLWPTWWALWLATGGVPGGWVLFVFTAGVWLTRSAGCVINDYADRWLDPQVERTRGRPLATGAVSGREALLVFAVLMIVAFALVLTLNRLTIMLSFVGLFLAASYPYLKRYTHLPQVYLGLAFGWGIPMAFAAVQGHVPPVGWVLYGANILWATAYDTWYAMVDREDDLRAGSKSTAILFGDLDLLIQGVLYTLVLLALALVGKQAGLGLYYWIGLGIAAVFVAWEFVMVRHRDRQACFRAFLHNNWVGAAIFVGIAAHYALGS